In Actinomycetota bacterium, the genomic window GGCTCGCAGTCCTTCTGACGAGCCGCACCATGAGCGAGTTCACCGCCGCGGGTCTCCTCGGTTCCATCGTGGGCGCGATCGTCGCTCTCATCATCTACCGAGTTCTTCAACCGCACGGGCGGGTTACGGGCAGAAGAGGCGCTCGTATCTGAAGAGGGTGCGTTTCCCTCACTGACCGATGGAACGGAAGAGGGCATCCGTCTGCGGGTCAGTGCGATCGTACTGCTGCGCAAGGCTGGTGATCCGACCCTGGCGGACGACAGCCGTGAAGGTGCCGATGGCGCGCGTCACCGTTGGCGAGAACTCGACGAAGTCAGCTTCGGTGGCGTGCTGGGGCTGCGCTGGTCTGAAGTCGTCGGACTGCGCGTCGCGAGACTCAACTTCTTCCGCGAATCCCTAGAAGTAGCTGAGACGATCGCCGAGGTCCGCGGCAAGCACGTCCGCGCCGAGGTGAAGTCCCCTGCCAGCCGGCGCACACTTGCCGTTCCGCCGTTCCTCATCGCCATGCTCTCTGAGCACCTCAACATCGAGGGCTGTCCGCCGCCGACCCCGAGGCGCTTTTCTTCGTCGCTCCGGAGGGCGGGCCGCTTCGTGCCGCTAACTTCCGCTCGCACGTGTGGGCGCCCGCGATCCAAGAGGCGGGGCTGGATGGACTGACCTTCCATGGCCTACGGCACACCAGAGTCGCGCTGATGATCGAGGTCGGAGCGCACATCGAGGCGATCAAGCAACGACTCGG contains:
- a CDS encoding GlsB/YeaQ/YmgE family stress response membrane protein, with amino-acid sequence MALIAWLLIGLVAGAVARLLVPGRDPMGLLGTLVLGLVGSVIGGWLAVLLTSRTMSEFTAAGLLGSIVGAIVALIIYRVLQPHGRVTGRRGARI